One Treponema pectinovorum DNA segment encodes these proteins:
- a CDS encoding J domain-containing protein produces the protein MKFDFLAFKTFCAKHWILLVFICIGAFSGIFGFIALFFTGILVDLLVQRIFQERKSKRMMEDGKITEKDEPFAGAAYVCALCANSFDDLDFAAQQIKAVFGKKYKAPWVSFCTSAKDASFFNRDLVVESLACSLLKALKKGENPPLKEIFDLLEFSEFNWDTKQGEKPSTYLASLLNYRLKNDELYTAYEILGLKQGVKFSEVKKAHRKLAAKFHPDLKGKTNESEFLRIQKAYEMIAKEFNA, from the coding sequence ATGAAATTTGATTTTCTTGCTTTTAAAACTTTTTGTGCAAAGCATTGGATTTTATTAGTTTTTATTTGCATAGGTGCGTTTTCTGGCATTTTTGGATTTATCGCTTTATTTTTTACAGGAATCTTGGTTGATTTGCTTGTTCAAAGAATTTTTCAGGAACGGAAATCTAAAAGGATGATGGAAGATGGGAAAATTACGGAAAAAGATGAACCTTTTGCTGGCGCGGCTTATGTGTGTGCTTTATGTGCGAATTCGTTTGATGATTTAGATTTTGCGGCTCAACAGATTAAAGCGGTTTTTGGAAAAAAGTACAAAGCACCTTGGGTTTCTTTTTGCACTTCTGCAAAAGATGCTTCTTTTTTTAACAGAGATTTAGTTGTAGAAAGCCTTGCCTGCTCACTCTTAAAAGCTTTAAAAAAAGGTGAAAATCCGCCTTTAAAAGAAATTTTTGACTTGCTTGAATTTTCAGAGTTTAATTGGGATACAAAGCAGGGCGAAAAACCGAGCACATATCTTGCTTCGCTTTTAAACTACAGATTGAAAAACGATGAACTTTATACCGCATACGAAATTTTGGGATTAAAGCAAGGCGTAAAATTTTCTGAAGTAAAAAAGGCTCACAGAAAACTTGCGGCAAAATTTCATCCAGATTTAAAAGGTAAAACTAACGAAAGCGAATTTTTGCGAATTCAAAAAGCATACGAAATGATTGCCAAAGAATTTAATGCCTGA
- the murA gene encoding UDP-N-acetylglucosamine 1-carboxyvinyltransferase, which produces MFEYKVEGGIPIRGTIAASGNKNSALPCIAASLLTEEPVILRNIPEIEDTGVMLLILQSLGAEVERLADHEWKIDASKIEKNDIPQELSKKIRASILFAGPLLARTGKAIMPPPGGDVIGRRRVDTHFLALQELGARISVDGPFTFTANKLVGADIFLDETSVTATENTVMAAVLAEGHTKITNAASEPHVQDLCNMLVAMGAKITGIGSNILNIDGVKKLHSVDFAIGPDFMEIGSYIGLAAATKGSITITGVKAEDMRPLRVAFGKLGIRWTIEEDKLTVNVGQEMKINSDLGGMIPKIDDSPWPGFPPDLTSIMTVVATQVEGTVLIFEKMFESRMFFVDKLISMGARITLCDPHRAVVSGPSTLHGDHLVSPDVRAGMAMVIAAMAAHGESTISNVYQIERGYERLVEKLQSLGARIKRVEIK; this is translated from the coding sequence ATGTTTGAATATAAAGTTGAAGGCGGAATTCCAATCAGAGGAACAATAGCCGCAAGCGGAAACAAAAACTCGGCACTGCCTTGCATTGCAGCCTCACTGCTAACAGAAGAGCCTGTAATTTTACGAAACATTCCAGAAATCGAAGACACTGGCGTAATGCTATTGATTCTTCAATCGCTTGGTGCCGAAGTAGAACGCTTGGCAGACCACGAATGGAAAATCGACGCTTCCAAAATAGAAAAAAATGATATTCCTCAAGAATTAAGCAAAAAAATTCGCGCTTCAATTCTATTTGCGGGTCCGCTTTTAGCACGCACAGGCAAAGCGATAATGCCACCTCCTGGCGGCGATGTAATTGGCAGACGCAGGGTCGATACTCATTTTCTTGCCCTTCAGGAACTCGGTGCACGCATAAGCGTTGATGGCCCTTTTACATTTACAGCGAATAAACTCGTAGGCGCAGACATTTTCTTGGACGAAACTTCCGTAACTGCAACAGAAAACACGGTTATGGCGGCGGTTCTGGCAGAAGGTCATACTAAAATCACAAATGCCGCGAGCGAGCCCCATGTTCAAGATTTGTGCAATATGCTTGTTGCAATGGGTGCAAAGATAACAGGAATTGGCTCAAACATATTGAATATAGACGGCGTAAAAAAATTACACTCTGTAGATTTTGCAATCGGCCCTGATTTTATGGAAATAGGTTCGTATATCGGTCTTGCAGCAGCGACAAAAGGTTCAATAACAATAACAGGCGTAAAAGCAGAAGATATGCGTCCATTAAGAGTTGCATTCGGAAAACTTGGAATACGCTGGACTATTGAAGAAGATAAGCTTACTGTCAATGTTGGACAAGAGATGAAAATCAATTCTGACTTGGGTGGAATGATTCCAAAAATCGACGATTCTCCTTGGCCGGGATTTCCACCGGATTTAACTTCTATAATGACCGTTGTGGCAACTCAAGTTGAAGGAACAGTTTTAATCTTTGAAAAAATGTTCGAAAGCCGAATGTTCTTTGTCGACAAGTTGATAAGCATGGGCGCAAGGATAACACTTTGCGATCCTCACAGAGCAGTTGTTTCAGGGCCAAGCACGCTGCACGGCGACCATTTGGTTAGCCCGGATGTAAGGGCAGGAATGGCAATGGTTATCGCAGCAATGGCAGCGCATGGAGAATCCACAATAAGCAATGTTTATCAAATAGAGCGCGGATACGAGCGTTTAGTCGAAAAATTGCAAAGCCTTGGTGCACGCATAAAACGAGTTGAAATAAAATAA
- the pepT gene encoding tripeptide aminopeptidase PepT has product MILLTEKEKTSLLERFIKYVKVWTTSDSQQADIGIQPSTQNQFNLAHILEQELKKLGLEDVQVTDKCYVYARLPASKGKEHIAPYCLLSHMDTSEECSGQNVNPQLTKRGNDTIITSDGTTLLGADDKAGIAEIMEMLSYLQAHDDLVHSTIEICFSPDEETGHGMDNVPLHLIKSKHAYTVDGGNLGELETECFNAFKSKISFTGIATHTGTARSKMVNAITMASSFVANLPKNQAPETTCKMEGFYAPMEIKGSIENAEVTVFLRDFSTKGMQERKNFIDLLAKTTAKSFGGKVQVEHTQQYLNMKEGLKKSPETVKNLINAYKASGIEPVFTPIRGGTDGSRLTEMGIPTPNIFTGGHNFHSKTEWASLNEMCKALEVLINLSIQN; this is encoded by the coding sequence ATGATTTTACTCACAGAAAAAGAAAAAACTTCGCTTTTAGAGCGATTTATAAAATATGTAAAAGTCTGGACAACAAGCGACAGTCAGCAGGCAGACATTGGAATTCAGCCTTCAACGCAAAATCAATTCAACCTCGCACACATCTTAGAACAGGAACTAAAAAAATTAGGACTGGAAGATGTTCAAGTTACAGATAAATGCTATGTCTACGCAAGGCTTCCTGCTTCAAAAGGAAAAGAACATATCGCTCCTTATTGCCTGCTTTCGCACATGGACACTTCAGAAGAGTGTTCTGGTCAAAATGTAAATCCTCAATTAACCAAAAGAGGCAACGACACAATAATAACTTCCGACGGAACAACGCTTTTGGGTGCAGACGACAAAGCAGGAATCGCAGAAATAATGGAGATGCTTTCCTACCTGCAAGCACACGACGATTTAGTGCACTCAACAATAGAAATTTGCTTTAGCCCAGACGAAGAAACTGGACACGGAATGGACAATGTTCCTCTTCATCTGATAAAGTCAAAACACGCATACACAGTGGACGGCGGCAATCTTGGAGAACTGGAAACAGAATGCTTTAACGCATTTAAGTCAAAAATCTCTTTTACAGGAATTGCCACTCACACAGGAACAGCACGCTCAAAAATGGTAAATGCCATAACAATGGCTTCATCTTTTGTTGCAAATCTTCCAAAAAATCAAGCACCAGAAACAACCTGCAAAATGGAAGGGTTTTATGCACCAATGGAAATAAAAGGTTCAATCGAAAACGCAGAAGTTACGGTTTTTCTTCGGGATTTTTCAACAAAAGGAATGCAGGAGCGAAAAAATTTTATCGACCTTTTGGCAAAGACGACAGCAAAATCTTTTGGTGGCAAAGTTCAAGTGGAGCACACTCAACAATATTTAAACATGAAAGAAGGACTAAAAAAATCGCCAGAAACTGTTAAAAATCTGATAAATGCCTATAAGGCTTCGGGAATTGAGCCTGTCTTTACACCAATACGAGGGGGAACGGACGGTTCTCGCCTTACAGAAATGGGAATCCCAACTCCAAACATCTTTACAGGAGGCCACAATTTTCATTCAAAAACGGAATGGGCAAGCTTAAACGAGATGTGCAAAGCACTTGAAGTTCTGATAAACTTGAGCATACAAAACTAA